A single window of Doryrhamphus excisus isolate RoL2022-K1 chromosome 5, RoL_Dexc_1.0, whole genome shotgun sequence DNA harbors:
- the niban1a gene encoding protein Niban 1a isoform X3: protein MGTNQSSLLDEARCKFITEQAQAELKAFSPHYRKQFSVAWFSQLESNLEPQKEQMVHLLKQRESPEGCEVLYEDSLYFFDESRKWKDRYVVVRANYCLECHDSLETFLKGSPPRYKLLPTGGSVLTTEETYMAMVDECFPDENNLKEEFSPPMSGMPGQFPVYLRLPYRRDSYFCFSQQGRQMKFITILSDCIRHQNQDFLKKKTCEVQAFLKAIQLYRQDKDKYEAWDMLIGSDCRVLANLVMEQLLPSLQKEMLPHLKAKKTEKKRVWFATVEAAYILVQEHLLGGLSALKDECRKSMEKQEVLIHSDMDHIVNARQQLEEQVRAKVSVPAEKVCAESIQPHLGSVLEELMEPISSGFLEARQRIESLMDAVCQDVQQCKDDQQLKQTLALMARPELQYCYQKIASLQRKKLFGFSNMAGVIHSTQIDLQQLVENAAYTFELLVYKIIQDQPDDAASLVEKAKHRVLKQYDYDSSTVRKTNFQDALVSITLPFIKKRLAPTCKAELEGVGESVDVDYASFIHVDNVYEDVLLQTLDKEVTKVVKEAASLRRYNLFMDVRDQGGRSSPSSSSVSTPQSPAKLVLPLATSVREPQPHASSSIPNIPGGEDIGDMSTGDLRPRPHHVSVSVAAGDLQVHDSSRELFTTEAPIVTREAAEEEMSAQTREDAGRPQTLSHRQPGTASPGVRAAVPSAGQTDGRIFHTEEMAEAVEADPHQSAEDAKSAKDAKSEHLVEALVSAESTGGVEAAERTEASVSLEDLVLAEAPDSAEAPGSVEAPETAKSGELAEATELAETPGSVEAPETAETAKSAEGGETSESVEPSVATEATEIAKLAEVLVSVEAPETAKAAEGAKTSESVETSVATEATETAKSAEAPETAKSAEGAEAPESAVAPVSAETPVSADSIESVESAQSAEAPETTETVQSAEGAKAPVLAKTSESVEASASAEATEVAKLAEAAKSAEAPVSVEAPETAETVQSAERAKAPVLAKTSESVEASVSAEAAKSAEAPVSVEAPETACDGKIYTAKSAEAAKAPESAVAPVSAKTPESVQSAKSAEGAEAPVLAKTSESVEAPETAKSAEAAEAPESAVAPVSAKTPESVESAKSGEGAKAPVLAKTSASVEAPENAETVQSAEGAKAPGLAKTSESVEAPETVQSAEVLKVPVLAKTSESVEASASAEATAIAKLAEAAKSAEAPVSVEAPESADSAETAKSANNAEAAEWPEAPLPAKTPEAPTSTEATEAAKSAEGAKAPQ from the exons ATGGGGACCAATCAATCCAGTCTGCTGGACGAAGCCAGGTGTAAATTCATTACAG AACAGGCCCAGGCCGAGCTGAAGGCCTTTAGTCCACACTACAGGAAGCAGTTCTCTGTGGCGTGGTTTTCTCAGCTGGAAAGTAACCTGGAACCGCAAAAAGAACAGATGGTGCATCTGCTAAAACAGAGG GAGTCTCCTGAGGGATGTGAGGTCCTGTATGAGGATAGCTTGTACTTCTTTGATGAGAGCAGAAAATGGAAGGACCGGTATGTGGTGGTGAGAGCCAACTACTGCTTGGAGTGTCACGACAGCTTAGAG ACTTTTCTTAAAGGAAGTCCTCCACGTTATAAACTGCTGCCAACTGGAGGGAGTGTGTTGACCACCGAGGAGACGTACATGGCGATGGTGGATGAGTGCTTCCCCGATGAGAACA ATTTGAAGGAAGAGTTTTCCCCTCCTATGTCTGGGATGCCGGGACAGTTTCCGGTCTACCTTCGCCTGCCCTACAGGAGGGACTCGTACTTTTGCTTCAGCCAGCAGGGCAGACAAATGAAGTTCATAACCATCCTGTCGGACTGCATCAGACACCAGAACCAAG ATTTCCTGAAGAAGAAGACGTGTGAGGTTCAGGCCTTCCTCAAGGCCATTCAGCTCTACAGACAGGACAAAGACAAATATGAAGCCTGGGATATGCTGATTGGCAGCGATTGCAGG GTGCTGGCCAACCTGGTGATGGAGCAGTTGTTGCCGTCTCTGCAGAAAGAAATGCTTCCACACCTCAAAGCCAAGAAGACGGAAAAGAAGAGAGTTTGGTTTGCG ACGGTGGAGGCGGCGTACATCCTGGTTCAAGAGCATCTCCTGGGTGGACTCTCTGCATTGAAGGACGAATGCCGAAAATCaatggaaaaacaggaagtactcatCCACTCAGACATGGACCACATCGTCAATGCCAGGCAGCAGCTGGAGGAACAAGTCAGAG CTAAAGTGTCGGTGCCAGCGGAGAAGGTGTGTGCCGAGAGCATCCAGCCGCACCTCGGATCCGTCCTGGAGGAGCTCATGGAGCCCATCAGCTCTGGTTTCCTGGAGGCACGTCAGCGCATCGAAAGCTTGATGGACGCCGTCTGCCAGGATGTTCAGCAATGCAAAGACGACCAGCAGCTCAAACAG ACTCTGGCCCTCATGGCACGGCCCGAACTACAATATTGCTACCAAAAGATTGCCTCCCTGCAGAGAAAGAAGCTGTTTGGGTTCTCCAACATGGCGGGGGTCATCCACAGCACTCAGATTGACCTGCAGCAG TTGGTCGAGAATGCCGCCTACACGTTTGAGCTGCTGGTCTACAAGATCATCCAGGACCAACCCGATGATGCGGCCTCTCTGGTAGAAAAGGCCAAACACAGAGTGCTCAAG CAATACGACTACGACAGCAGCACCGTCAGGAAGACCAACTTCCAAGACGCTCTAGTGTCCATCACGTTACCCTTCATCAAGAAGAGGCTGGCCCCCACCTGCAAGGCT GAACTGGAGGGCGTTGGCGAGTCCGTAGACGTAGACTACGCCAGCTTCATCCATGTGGACAACGTTTATGAGGACGTCCTCCTCCAAACGCTGGACAAGGAAGTGACTAAAG TGGTGAAAGAGGCGGCGAGTCTGAGAAGGTACAACTTGTTCATGGACGTCAGAGACCAGGGGGGGCGCTCCAGCCCGTCTTCATCCTCCGTCTCTACGCCCCAAAGCCCCGCCAAGCTAGTACTTCCCCTCGCTACGAGCGTCCGTGAGCCTCAGCCCCACGCTTCGTCTTCCATCCCGAACATCCCAGGCGGTGAGGACATCGGGGACATGTCAACCGGGGACCTACGGCCACGCCCACACCACGTGAGCGTCAGCGTCGCCGCTGGAGACCTGCAGGTCCACGACAGCAGCCGTGAGCTCTTCACGACAGAAGCTCCAATCGTGACACGGGAAGCGGCGGAAGAAGAGATGTCCGCTCAGACACGTGAAGATGCCGGAAGACCGCAGACGCTCAGCCATCGTCAACCCGGAACCGCTTCACCGGGCGTCCGGGCtgcagtgccctctgctggtcaaaCAGACGGACGCATTTTCCACACAGAGGAGATGGCTGAAGCTGTGGAAGCTGACCCTCATCAATCAGCTGAAGATGCTAAATCAGCTAAAGATGCTAAATCGGAGCACTTGGTTGAGGCTCTCGTATCGGCTGAATCTACTGGAGGTGTTGAAGCTGCTGAACGCACTGAAGCTTCTGTATCGCTTGAAGATCTTGTCTTGGCTGAAGCTCCTGATTCAGCTGAAGCTCCTGGATCAGTTGAAGCTCCTGAAACTGCCAAATCAGGTGAATTGGCTGAAGCTACTGAATTAGCTGAAACTCCTGGATCGGTTGAAGCTCCTGAAACTGCTGAAACTGCCAAATCAGCTGAAGGTGGTGAAACTTCTGAATCGGTTGAACCTTCAGTAGCAACTGAAGCTACTGAAATTGCTAAATTGGCTGAAGTTCTTGTATCGGTTGAGGCTCCTGAAACTGCCAAAGCAGCTGAAGGTGCTAAAACTTCTGAATCGGTTGAAACTTCTGTAGCAACTGAAGCTACTGAAACTGCCAAATCAGCTGAAGCTCCTGAAACTGCCAAATCAGCTGAAGGTGCCGAAGCTCCTGAATCGGCAGTAGCTCCCGTATCGGCTGAAACTCCTGTATCAGCTGACTCCATTGAATCAGTTGAAAGTGCTCAATCAGCTGAAGCTCCTGAAACTACAGAAACTGTCCAATCGGCTGAAGGCGCTAAAGCTCCTGTATTGGCTAAAACCTCTGAATCGGTTGAAGCTTCTGCGTCGGCTGAAGCTACTGAAGTTGCTAAATTGGCTGAAGCTGCCAAATCAGCCGAAGCTCCTGTATCGGTTGAAGCTCCTGAAACTGCTGAAACTGTCCAATCGGCTGAACGTGCTAAAGCTCCTGTATTGGCTAAAACGTCTGAATCGGTTGAAGCTTCTGTGTCGGCTGAAGCTGCT AAATCAGCCGAAGCTCCTGTATCGGTTGAAGCTCCTGAAACTGCCTGTGATGGAAAAATTTACACTGCCAAATCAGCTGAAGCTGCTAAAGCTCCTGAATCGGCAGTGGCTCCCGTATCGGCTAAAACACCTGAATCCGTTCAAAGCGCCAAATCAGCAGAAGGTGCTGAAGCTCCTGTATTGGCTAAAACTTCTGAATCGGTTGAAGCTCCTGAAACTGCCAAATCAGCTGAAGCTGCTGAAGCTCCTGAATCGGCAGTAGCTCCCGTGTCGGCTAAAACACCTGAATCGGTTGAAAGTGCCAAATCAGGGGAAGGCGCTAAAGCTCCTGTATTGGCCAAAACTTCTGCATCGGTTGAAGCTCCTGAAAATGCTGAAACTGTCCAATCAGCTGAAGGCGCTAAAGCTCCTGGATTGGCCAAAACTTCAGAATCGGTTGAAGCTCCTGAAACTGTCCAATCAGCTGAAGTTCTTAAAGTGCCTGTATTGGCCAAAACTTCTGAATCGGTTGAAGCTTCTGCGTCGGCTGAAGCTACTGCAATTGCTAAATTGGCTGAAGCTGCTAAATCAGCTGAAGCTCCTGTATCGGTAGAAGCTCCTGAATCAGCCGACTCTGCTGAAACTGCCAAATCCGCTAACAATGCTGAAGCTGCTGAATGGCCCGAAGCTCCTCTACCAGCTAAAACTCCAGAAGCTCCTACGTCAACTGAAGCTACTGAAGCTGCTAAATCAGCTGAAGGTGCTAAAGCTCCTCAATAG
- the niban1a gene encoding protein Niban 1a isoform X2, translating to MGTNQSSLLDEARCKFITEQAQAELKAFSPHYRKQFSVAWFSQLESNLEPQKEQMVHLLKQRESPEGCEVLYEDSLYFFDESRKWKDRYVVVRANYCLECHDSLETFLKGSPPRYKLLPTGGSVLTTEETYMAMVDECFPDENNLKEEFSPPMSGMPGQFPVYLRLPYRRDSYFCFSQQGRQMKFITILSDCIRHQNQDFLKKKTCEVQAFLKAIQLYRQDKDKYEAWDMLIGSDCRVLANLVMEQLLPSLQKEMLPHLKAKKTEKKRVWFATVEAAYILVQEHLLGGLSALKDECRKSMEKQEVLIHSDMDHIVNARQQLEEQVRAKVSVPAEKVCAESIQPHLGSVLEELMEPISSGFLEARQRIESLMDAVCQDVQQCKDDQQLKQTLALMARPELQYCYQKIASLQRKKLFGFSNMAGVIHSTQIDLQQLVENAAYTFELLVYKIIQDQPDDAASLVEKAKHRVLKQYDYDSSTVRKTNFQDALVSITLPFIKKRLAPTCKAELEGVGESVDVDYASFIHVDNVYEDVLLQTLDKEVTKVVKEAASLRRYNLFMDVRDQGGRSSPSSSSVSTPQSPAKLVLPLATSVREPQPHASSSIPNIPGGEDIGDMSTGDLRPRPHHVSVSVAAGDLQVHDSSRELFTTEAPIVTREAAEEEMSAQTREDAGRPQTLSHRQPGTASPGVRAAVPSAGQTDGRIFHTEEMAEAVEADPHQSAEDAKSAKDAKSEHLVEALVSAESTGGVEAAERTEASVSLEDLVLAEAPDSAEAPGSVEAPETAETAKSAEGGETSESVEPSVATEATEIAKLAEVLVSVEAPETAKAAEGAKTSESVETSVATEATETAKSAEAPETAKSAEGAEAPESAVAPVSAETPVSADSIESVESAQSAEAPETTETVQSAEGAKAPVLAKTSESVEASASAEATEVAKLAEAAKSAEAPVSVEAPETAETVQSAERAKAPVLAKTSESVEASVSAEAAKSAEAPVLVEAPETAETVQSAEGLKAPVLPKTSESVEASASAEATEVAKLAEAAKSAEAPVSVEAPETACDGKIYTAKSAEAAKAPESAVAPVSAKTPESVQSAKSAEGAEAPVLAKTSESVEAPETAKSAEAAEAPESAVAPVSAKTPESVESAKSGEGAKAPVLAKTSASVEAPENAETVQSAEGAKAPGLAKTSESVEAPETVQSAEVLKVPVLAKTSESVEASASAEATAIAKLAEAAKSAEAPVSVEAPESADSAETAKSANNAEAAEWPEAPLPAKTPEAPTSTEATEAAKSAEGAKAPQ from the exons ATGGGGACCAATCAATCCAGTCTGCTGGACGAAGCCAGGTGTAAATTCATTACAG AACAGGCCCAGGCCGAGCTGAAGGCCTTTAGTCCACACTACAGGAAGCAGTTCTCTGTGGCGTGGTTTTCTCAGCTGGAAAGTAACCTGGAACCGCAAAAAGAACAGATGGTGCATCTGCTAAAACAGAGG GAGTCTCCTGAGGGATGTGAGGTCCTGTATGAGGATAGCTTGTACTTCTTTGATGAGAGCAGAAAATGGAAGGACCGGTATGTGGTGGTGAGAGCCAACTACTGCTTGGAGTGTCACGACAGCTTAGAG ACTTTTCTTAAAGGAAGTCCTCCACGTTATAAACTGCTGCCAACTGGAGGGAGTGTGTTGACCACCGAGGAGACGTACATGGCGATGGTGGATGAGTGCTTCCCCGATGAGAACA ATTTGAAGGAAGAGTTTTCCCCTCCTATGTCTGGGATGCCGGGACAGTTTCCGGTCTACCTTCGCCTGCCCTACAGGAGGGACTCGTACTTTTGCTTCAGCCAGCAGGGCAGACAAATGAAGTTCATAACCATCCTGTCGGACTGCATCAGACACCAGAACCAAG ATTTCCTGAAGAAGAAGACGTGTGAGGTTCAGGCCTTCCTCAAGGCCATTCAGCTCTACAGACAGGACAAAGACAAATATGAAGCCTGGGATATGCTGATTGGCAGCGATTGCAGG GTGCTGGCCAACCTGGTGATGGAGCAGTTGTTGCCGTCTCTGCAGAAAGAAATGCTTCCACACCTCAAAGCCAAGAAGACGGAAAAGAAGAGAGTTTGGTTTGCG ACGGTGGAGGCGGCGTACATCCTGGTTCAAGAGCATCTCCTGGGTGGACTCTCTGCATTGAAGGACGAATGCCGAAAATCaatggaaaaacaggaagtactcatCCACTCAGACATGGACCACATCGTCAATGCCAGGCAGCAGCTGGAGGAACAAGTCAGAG CTAAAGTGTCGGTGCCAGCGGAGAAGGTGTGTGCCGAGAGCATCCAGCCGCACCTCGGATCCGTCCTGGAGGAGCTCATGGAGCCCATCAGCTCTGGTTTCCTGGAGGCACGTCAGCGCATCGAAAGCTTGATGGACGCCGTCTGCCAGGATGTTCAGCAATGCAAAGACGACCAGCAGCTCAAACAG ACTCTGGCCCTCATGGCACGGCCCGAACTACAATATTGCTACCAAAAGATTGCCTCCCTGCAGAGAAAGAAGCTGTTTGGGTTCTCCAACATGGCGGGGGTCATCCACAGCACTCAGATTGACCTGCAGCAG TTGGTCGAGAATGCCGCCTACACGTTTGAGCTGCTGGTCTACAAGATCATCCAGGACCAACCCGATGATGCGGCCTCTCTGGTAGAAAAGGCCAAACACAGAGTGCTCAAG CAATACGACTACGACAGCAGCACCGTCAGGAAGACCAACTTCCAAGACGCTCTAGTGTCCATCACGTTACCCTTCATCAAGAAGAGGCTGGCCCCCACCTGCAAGGCT GAACTGGAGGGCGTTGGCGAGTCCGTAGACGTAGACTACGCCAGCTTCATCCATGTGGACAACGTTTATGAGGACGTCCTCCTCCAAACGCTGGACAAGGAAGTGACTAAAG TGGTGAAAGAGGCGGCGAGTCTGAGAAGGTACAACTTGTTCATGGACGTCAGAGACCAGGGGGGGCGCTCCAGCCCGTCTTCATCCTCCGTCTCTACGCCCCAAAGCCCCGCCAAGCTAGTACTTCCCCTCGCTACGAGCGTCCGTGAGCCTCAGCCCCACGCTTCGTCTTCCATCCCGAACATCCCAGGCGGTGAGGACATCGGGGACATGTCAACCGGGGACCTACGGCCACGCCCACACCACGTGAGCGTCAGCGTCGCCGCTGGAGACCTGCAGGTCCACGACAGCAGCCGTGAGCTCTTCACGACAGAAGCTCCAATCGTGACACGGGAAGCGGCGGAAGAAGAGATGTCCGCTCAGACACGTGAAGATGCCGGAAGACCGCAGACGCTCAGCCATCGTCAACCCGGAACCGCTTCACCGGGCGTCCGGGCtgcagtgccctctgctggtcaaaCAGACGGACGCATTTTCCACACAGAGGAGATGGCTGAAGCTGTGGAAGCTGACCCTCATCAATCAGCTGAAGATGCTAAATCAGCTAAAGATGCTAAATCGGAGCACTTGGTTGAGGCTCTCGTATCGGCTGAATCTACTGGAGGTGTTGAAGCTGCTGAACGCACTGAAGCTTCTGTATCGCTTGAAGATCTTGTCTTGGCTGAAGCTCCTGATTCAGCTGAAG CTCCTGGATCGGTTGAAGCTCCTGAAACTGCTGAAACTGCCAAATCAGCTGAAGGTGGTGAAACTTCTGAATCGGTTGAACCTTCAGTAGCAACTGAAGCTACTGAAATTGCTAAATTGGCTGAAGTTCTTGTATCGGTTGAGGCTCCTGAAACTGCCAAAGCAGCTGAAGGTGCTAAAACTTCTGAATCGGTTGAAACTTCTGTAGCAACTGAAGCTACTGAAACTGCCAAATCAGCTGAAGCTCCTGAAACTGCCAAATCAGCTGAAGGTGCCGAAGCTCCTGAATCGGCAGTAGCTCCCGTATCGGCTGAAACTCCTGTATCAGCTGACTCCATTGAATCAGTTGAAAGTGCTCAATCAGCTGAAGCTCCTGAAACTACAGAAACTGTCCAATCGGCTGAAGGCGCTAAAGCTCCTGTATTGGCTAAAACCTCTGAATCGGTTGAAGCTTCTGCGTCGGCTGAAGCTACTGAAGTTGCTAAATTGGCTGAAGCTGCCAAATCAGCCGAAGCTCCTGTATCGGTTGAAGCTCCTGAAACTGCTGAAACTGTCCAATCGGCTGAACGTGCTAAAGCTCCTGTATTGGCTAAAACGTCTGAATCGGTTGAAGCTTCTGTGTCGGCTGAAGCTGCTAAATCAGCCGAAGCTCCTGTATTGGTTGAAGCTCCTGAAACTGCTGAAACTGTCCAATCAGCTGAAGGTCTTAAAGCTCCTGTATTGCCCAAAACTTCTGAATCGGTTGAAGCTTCTGCGTCGGCTGAAGCTACTGAAGTTGCTAAATTGGCTGAAGCTGCCAAATCAGCCGAAGCTCCTGTATCGGTTGAAGCTCCTGAAACTGCCTGTGATGGAAAAATTTACACTGCCAAATCAGCTGAAGCTGCTAAAGCTCCTGAATCGGCAGTGGCTCCCGTATCGGCTAAAACACCTGAATCCGTTCAAAGCGCCAAATCAGCAGAAGGTGCTGAAGCTCCTGTATTGGCTAAAACTTCTGAATCGGTTGAAGCTCCTGAAACTGCCAAATCAGCTGAAGCTGCTGAAGCTCCTGAATCGGCAGTAGCTCCCGTGTCGGCTAAAACACCTGAATCGGTTGAAAGTGCCAAATCAGGGGAAGGCGCTAAAGCTCCTGTATTGGCCAAAACTTCTGCATCGGTTGAAGCTCCTGAAAATGCTGAAACTGTCCAATCAGCTGAAGGCGCTAAAGCTCCTGGATTGGCCAAAACTTCAGAATCGGTTGAAGCTCCTGAAACTGTCCAATCAGCTGAAGTTCTTAAAGTGCCTGTATTGGCCAAAACTTCTGAATCGGTTGAAGCTTCTGCGTCGGCTGAAGCTACTGCAATTGCTAAATTGGCTGAAGCTGCTAAATCAGCTGAAGCTCCTGTATCGGTAGAAGCTCCTGAATCAGCCGACTCTGCTGAAACTGCCAAATCCGCTAACAATGCTGAAGCTGCTGAATGGCCCGAAGCTCCTCTACCAGCTAAAACTCCAGAAGCTCCTACGTCAACTGAAGCTACTGAAGCTGCTAAATCAGCTGAAGGTGCTAAAGCTCCTCAATAG